From a region of the Dictyostelium discoideum AX4 chromosome 2 chromosome, whole genome shotgun sequence genome:
- a CDS encoding hypothetical protein (Similar to Babesia bigemina. 200 kDa antigen p200) has translation MKILKNDRKDEIVSACPFVRVFWKWHLTNSKAYEQFCNIIGFFIHHTPITDSVYELYAREIDERNIKTIEFYKECFSDINYSIWNFYDMFGDNSLKNHKKNNKLKTNNNNNNSNSNLINKSHNHHNHHHHREKPKQKEKEKEKEKEKEKEKEKEKEKEKEKEKEKEKEKEKEREKEREREREREKEKEKEKIKHKTHQDNHKDNDGMQIGSVKSVESNVNGSGSDINGSSKKRKAVEDGPESNQNKPGIIKKAILNNSALDDIFKEQNEKREKQMKEIENNNKINNNNTNNNSFINSKPSINNNNIKPNINNYNYNNNNNNNNNNNNNNNNNNNNNSNNKYDDDDELDLNIQPKNFQKFKKLRKSKDNDDENELEKQKQAKEKEKEKEKEKEKEKEKEKEKEKEKEKEKEKEKEREKEKEKQKEKEKEIQREREKEKEKEKEREKEKEKEREREREREKEKEKEIEIEKEKEKEKEKEKEKEREIEIEIEREIKREIEREKEKEREKEIEIEKEKEKEKEKEKEKEKEREREREREREREREREREREREREKEKEREREKEKEKEREREKEKKRELQKKKQEDKRLEEKKTFAEDFERKRLEKVAEIKSRNDKIEEEFRKNQQRELEKKKLENETTSIKKPELHRLDGKRKALNSLSSSSEQSLNLSPTSMSTALTTTTTTSTGLPSPPSPPSPPPPPPSIPSSNQIKKDDKNQNITPSDFEKESVGHHNKQPQQSQQPQPQPQQSQQHQQPQQLQQLQQLQQLQQLQQSQQRPQVPPQHQQSQQHQNQIQLQQSQIQPQQQSLNRNQQYQNQPNSSSALQNAAEQLTRAGNDEVLKQLQLLSQQNQQHRQPQQQQTMGQQAQQHQTHQTMGQQAQQKQQQQHHQQQPQQQPQQQPQQQPQQQKHHPQIAHQTVQYQNNYQQTQPHAERVHMHQQPQQQQQPQQQQQQQQQQQQQQQQQTQQQQQQTQQQQQQTQQQQQRQPHQQQPHQQQPQQQQQQSPQQQQTQQHQSPQPQHQQQQQQQQQQQQQQQQQQQQQQQQQQQQQPQIETDKPLTNSPSFERINDRDRLERNRYDDDRYS, from the exons atgaaaatattaaaaaatgatagaaAAGATGAAATAGTAAGTGCATGTCCATTTGTTAGAGTATTTTGGAAATGGCATCTAACAAATTCAAAAGCGTATGAACAATTTTGCAATATAATTGGATTCTTTATTCATCACACCCCAATTACAGATAGTGTATATGAATTATATGCAAGAGAAATCGATGAAAGAAACATAAAAACTATTGAATTTTATAAGGAATGTTTTTCCGATATAAACTATTCTATTTGGAATTTCTATGATATGTTTGGtgataatagtttaaaaaatcataaaaaaaataacaaactTAAAactaataacaataacaataatagtaatagcaacttaattaataaatctcaTAATCACCacaaccatcatcaccacagagaaaaaccaaaacaaaaagaaaaagaaaaagaaaaagaaaaagaaaaagaaaaagaaaaagaaaaagaaaaagaaaaagaaaaagaaaaagaaaaagaaaaagaaaaagaaaaagaaaaagaaagagaaaaagaaagagagagagaaagagaaagagaaaaagaaaaagaaaaagaaaaaattaagcATAAAACTCATCAGGATAATCATAAAGATAATGATGGAATGCAAATAGGTAGTGTAAAAAGTGTTGAAAGTAATGTtaatggtagtggtagtgataTCAATGGTAGTTCCAAAAAAAGGAAAGCGGTTGAAGATGGACCAGAGTCAAATCAAAACAAACCtggtattattaaaaaagcgatattaaataatagtgcATTAGATGATATATTCAAAGAACAAAACGAGAAAAGAGAGAAACAAATGAaagaaatagaaaataataataaaataaacaacaacaacaccaacaataaCTCTTTCATTAATTCCAAACCTAGcatcaataacaacaacatcaaacccaatatcaacaactacaactacaacaacaacaacaataataataataataataataataataataataataataataataataatagcaataataaatatgacgatgatgatgaattggATCTTAATATACAACCaaagaattttcaaaaatttaagAAGCTAAGAAAATCtaaagataatgatgatgaaaatgagctggaaaaacaaaaacaagcaaaagaaaaagaaaaagaaaaggaaaaagaaaaagaaaaagaaaaagaaaaagaaaaagaaaaagaaaaagaaaaagaaaaagaaaaagaaaaagaaaaagaaagagaaaaagaaaaagaaaaacaaaaagaaaaagaaaaagaaatacaaagagaaagagaaaaagaaaaagagaaggaaaaagaaagagaaaaagaaaaagaaaaggaaagagaaagagaaagagagagagaaaaagaaaaagaaaaagaaatagaaatagaaaaagaaaaagaaaaagaaaaagaaaaagaaaaagaaaaagaaagagaaatagaaatagaaatagaaagagaaataaaaagagaaatagaaagagagaaagaaaaagaaagagaaaaagaaatagaaatagaaaaagaaaaagaaaaagaaaaagaaaaagaaaaagaaaaagaaaaagaaagagaaagagaaagagaaagagaaagagaaagagaaagagaaagagaaagagaaagagaaagggaaagagaaaaagaaaaagaaagagaaagagaaaaagaaaaagaaaaagaaagagaaagagaaaaagagaaaaagagagaattgcaaaagaaaaaacaagAGGATAAAAGATTAGAAGAGAAAAAGACATTTGCTGAAGATtttgaaagaaaaagattagAAAAAGTTGCTGAAATTAAAAGTAGAAATGATAAAATCGAAGaagaatttagaaaaaatcaacaaagaGAAttggaaaagaaaaaattggaaaatgaAACTACTTCCATTAAAAAACCAGAATTACATAGATTAGATGGTAAAAGAAAAgctttaaattcattatcatcatcatctgaaCAATCTTTGAATTTGTCTCCAACATCAATGTCTACAGCATTAacaactaccactactacttcAACTGGtttaccatcaccaccatcaccaccatcaccaccaccaccaccaccaagcATCCCATCgtcaaatcaaattaaaaaagatgataaaaatcaaaatattacACCAAGCGATTTTGAGAAGGAATCGGTTGGACATcataataaa caaccacaacaatcacaacaaccacaaccacaaccacaacaatcacaacaacatcaacaaccacaacaactacaacaactacaacaactacaacaactacaacaactacaacaatcACAGCAAAGGCCCCAGGTCCCAccacaacatcaacaatcacaacaacaccaaaatcaaattcaacttcaacaatCCCAaatacaaccacaacaacaatcccTAAATCGAAATCAACAATACCAAAACCAACCTAATTCGTCTTCTGCATTACAAAATGCAGCTGAACAATTAACAAGAGCGGGCAATGATGAggttttaaaacaattacaacttCTTTCACAACAAAATCAGCAACATCGACAaccccaacaacaacaaactatGGGTCAGCAAGCCCAACAACACCAAACCCACCAAACTATGGGTCAGCAAgcacaacaaaaacaacaacaacaacatcaccaacaacaacctcaacaacaacctcaacaacaacctcaacaacaaccccaacaacaaaaacatcATCCCCAAATCGCTCATCAAACTGTAcaatatcaaaataattaCCAACAAACACAGCCACATGCAGAAAGAGTTCACATGCATCAACAaccccaacaacaacaacaaccccaacaacaacaacaacaacaacaacaacaacaacaacaacaacaacaacaaacccaacaacaacaacaacaaacccaacaacaacaacaacaaacccaacaacaacaacaacgacaacctcatcaacaacaacctcatcaacaacaaccccaacaacaacaacaacaatcacctcaacaacaacaaactcaacaacatcaatcaCCTCAAcctcaacatcaacaacaacaacaacaacaacaacaacaacaacaacaacaacaacaacaacaacaacaacaacaacaacaacaacaacaacaacaacctcaaaTTGAAACTGATAAACCCTTAACAAATTCTCCATCCTTTGAAAGGATTAATGATAGAGATAGATTAGAAAGAAATCGATACGACGATGATAGATATTCGA
- the mocos gene encoding molybdenum cofactor sulfurase → MLIFIISIIITIASIIFLFETVFNKNSNTINNNNNSNNNNNNNNNNNNNNNNNKNNIKENNIDKNKEIKIKEKLILNNNDPKENDLKYKEEFNNFLNKFSKNQEYGYKDNLIDNELRNHYNNNNNNNNNNNNNNKDDQFPKLKDIVYLDHAASTLASMNQIEEISKELKNSMFCNPHSVNPIGLKTKEEVDSIRENILNYFNAPYRQYSVIFTSGCTDSLKKVGEYFAWTKNSKFYYSLESHNSLLGIREYACESIGGSSTTSFQPIPSLYFKCNNNQFNDILEIIGNNDDNNNESYSLFGYPGQCNYSGTKYPLELINRIQKKYPKCKVLLDAASLVSTSSFDLTKYPVDFMTISFYKMFGYPTGIGALIVKNDSGEKCLINKKYFSGGTVNVSMAQERFHVDRPSLSERLEDGTINFMNIISLKHGFNIINNQLGGIDNVKLHTFSLTQYCKEEMLKLYHSDNSKQQQLCIIYSDNHFKDSSKQGSIINFNIFRSNGELFGYNQVEKLASLSSIYLRTGCFCNPGACHGYLNLSKKDIEQHLKDGHVCWDSKDILNGKPTGSVRISFGYMNNFNDVYKFINFLKSNFINDHKFEKEVIKSNKKINNNLCDISDNISCSGSCGGSCGSSGSGIEDYQVQYSNNIKEEKEEEEKEEIENLKNEKDNDEVLLSEIYIYPVKSCSGHKVVNDKWELVPSGLKYDREWTIIDQSGNYINQKKLPILALIQTEIDLINDKLILTAPEMKVLSIPLSYYPISAFDQIQVCGDKVDGLLYGDKDFSNTSGSSAGSGGGGGGNIDNISEWLYQFIGKRCYLVRKSPESHRKSKVDSSNEISFANESPYLLINEESVSDLKKRIIKDNPDSVPSDWNWISKHSFRANFIITGGKAYQEDLWSQFQLISKQQNDTTQSSSSPLVFNSVGDCNRCKMICINQKMGIEEREPLSTLASYRRSGGKIIFGQHLNFADSIKRNNSHTNDTALSSNESSISSSNPIFLHVPSKLKVLSERY, encoded by the coding sequence atgttaatatttataatatcaataataattactattgcctcaataatatttttatttgaaactgtatttaataaaaatagtaatactataaataataataataatagtaataataataataataataataataataataataataataataataataataaaaataatataaaagaaaacaacatagacaaaaataaagaaattaaaataaaagaaaaattaattttaaataataatgacccAAAAGAGAacgatttaaaatataaagaagaatttaataattttttaaataaattttcaaaaaatcaaGAATATGGttataaagataatttaattgataatgaattaagaaatcattataataataataataataataataataataataataataataataaagatgatcaatttccaaaattaaaagacaTAGTTTATTTAGATCATGCAGCGAGTACATTAGCATCAATGAATCAAATTGAAGAGATATCAAAAGAGTTAAAGAATTCAATGTTTTGTAATCCACATAGTGTTAATCCAATTGGACTAAAAACCAAAGAAGAGGTTGATTCAATTAGAGAGAACATATTAAACTATTTCAATGCACCCTATAGACAATATAGTGTAATATTTACAAGTGGTTGTACtgatagtttaaaaaaagttggtGAATATTTTGCATGGactaaaaatagtaaattcTATTATTCATTAGAATCTCATAATTCATTATTGGGTATAAGAGAATATGCATGTGAATCAATTGGTGGAAGTTCAACCACCTCATTTCAACCAATACCctcattatattttaaatgtaataataatcaatttaacGATATTTTAGAGAttattggtaataatgatgataataataatgaatcataTAGTTTATTTGGATATCCAGGACAATGTAATTATTCAGGTACGAAATATCcattagaattaataaatagaaTTCAAAAGAAGTATCCAAAATGTAAGGTGTTACTTGATGCAGCGAGTTTAgtatcaacatcatcatttgatttaacaAAGTATCCAGTTGATTTTATGACAATTTCATTCTATAAAATGTTTGGTTATCCAACTGGTATTGGCGCATTAATTGTAAAGAATGATAGTGGTGAGAAATGTTTAATCaataaaaagtattttaGTGGTGGTACAGTTAATGTTTCAATGGCACAGGAAAGATTTCATGTTGATAGACCCTCATTAAGTGAAAGATTAGAAGATGGTACTATTAATTTCATgaatataatttcattaaaacatggtttcaatattataaataatcaattaggTGGTATTGATAATGTTAAATTACACACATTTTCATTGACTCAATATTGTAAAGAGGAAATGTTGAAATTGTATCATAGTGATAattcaaaacaacaacaactttgTATAATCTATTCAGATAATcattttaaagattcaaGTAAACAAggttcaattattaatttcaatatatttaGATCAAATGGTGAATTATTTGGATATAATCAAGTTGAAAAGTTAGCATCATTATCATCGATTTATTTAAGAACTGGTTGTTTTTGTAATCCTGGTGCATGTCATGGTTATTTAAATCtatcaaaaaaagatattgaacAACATTTAAAAGATGGTCATGTTTGTTGGGATTCAAAAGATATATTAAATGGTAAACCAACTGGTTCAGTTAGAATCTCATTTGGTTAtatgaataattttaatgatgtttataaattcattaatttcttaaaatcaaattttataaatgatcataaatttgaaaaagaagttataaaatcaaataaaaaaattaataataatctttgtGATATTAGTGATAATATTAGTTGTAGTGGAAGTTGTGGTGGAAGTTGTGGTAGTAGTGGAAGTGGTATTGAGGATTACCAAGTTcaatatagtaataatataaaagaagaaaaagaagaagaagaaaaagaagaaattgaaaatttaaaaaatgaaaaagataatgatgaagttttattatcagaaatttatatttatccaGTTAAATCATGTTCAGGACATAAAGTTGTAAATGATAAATGGGAATTAGTACCATCAGGATTAAAATATGATAGAGAGTGGACAATTATTGATCAAAGTggaaattatataaatcaaaaaaagttaCCAATTTTAGCATTAATTCAAACTGAAAtcgatttaattaatgataaattaattttaacagCACCAGAGATGAAAGTTTTATCAATACCATTATCTTATTATCCAATATCTGCTTTTGATCAAATTCAAGTTTGTGGTGATAAAGTTGATGGTTTATTATATGGAGATAAAGATTTCTCAAATactagtggtagtagtgctggtagtggtggtggtggtggaggtaatattgataatattagtGAATGGTTATATCAATTTATAGGTAAAAGATGTTATTTAGTTAGAAAATCACCAGAATCACATAGAAAATCAAAAGTTGACtcatcaaatgaaatttcatttgcaAATGAATCACcatatcttttaattaatgaagaGAGTGTAtcagatttaaaaaagagaattaTAAAGGATAACCCTGATAGCGTACCTTCTGATTGGAATTGGATAAGTAAACATAGTTTTAGAGCAAACTTTATCATCACTGGTGGTAAGGCTTATCAAGAAGATCTATGGTcacaatttcaattaattagtaaacaacaaaatgataCCACTCAATCATCATCGTCACCGTTAGTATTTAATTCAGTTGGTGATTGCAATAGATGTAAAATGATATGTATTAATCAAAAGATGGGTATTGAAGAAAGAGAGCCATTATCAACTTTAGCATCCTATAGAAGATCAGGtggtaaaattatatttggccaacatttaaattttgctgattcaatcaaaagaaataattcTCATACAAATGATACAGCTTTAAGTAGTAATGAATCTTCAATCTCATCTTCAAATCCAATATTTTTACATGTTCCaagtaaattaaaagttttatcagagagatattaa
- the sgkA gene encoding sphingosine kinase, which translates to MSINSDYNKENNNISPLNTSSERRSSLRNSLNNSSNNNNNNVINTPTANSINSSGNFSPKEFVSNIDGEEIIYQNQSVEYKQRLCTIQIKQSTLIIKFNEKGGFTKYLVSDTIVGSEITNESTNEYTIYSCVMNTLDVTKETRRRKQFSLRFRDRFELNQFNDKFVEAFLDTLPMGNPRERRIRVILNPKSGKKMSDSIFKDINELFKDSKIFVKKTVTKGPDHAKKIGYKFNLKKYDTIVFISGDGLFHEFINGLLSRTDFEQARKIPLALIPGGTGNGIACSIGLQDPMSCALAVIRGFTKPLDVSVIQQGDKKWCSILSLTWGIVSDVDIESEKYRALGDVRLILGAALRILNLRIYRGKIWYLPALELNKTEIAKIPKCSYSCEICESDNPISTIENVISQQQQNNTTTNQLRRSSLNNSSNGFSPKLNTSGSISNGNDDELRSMFSKEENIKIENEIHDHQNDDVLPLLKSSSDQHFIVPPTKLPNQQFLKETKEELFAKGWKVLEGEFIGIVASTVSHLASDFIASPTAHLSDGLIDLVVINNNKKFSKAGLLSVLTESSTGAHVKSDLIDQYKVQAMILEPSNDREGIIAVDGELISYGRTSMECMRACINLICRTY; encoded by the coding sequence atgagTATTAATAGTGATTATAATAAagagaataataatatatcacCATTAAATACTAGTAGTGAAAGAAGAAGTAGTTTAAGgaatagtttaaataatagcagtaataataataataataatgtaataaATACACCAACAgctaattcaattaatagtagtggtaattTTTCACCAAAAGAATTTGTATCAAATATAGATGGTGAGgagataatttatcaaaatcaaagtGTAGAGTATAAACAAAGATTATGTACCATTCAAATTAAACAATCTACattaatcattaaattcaatgaaaAGGGTGGTTTCACTAAATATTTAGTATCAGATACGATAGTTGGATCAGAGATAACCAATGAATCCACCAATGAATATACAATCTACTCATGTGTAATGAATACATTGGATGTGACAAAGGAAACCAGAAGAAGAAAGCAATTCTCATTAAGATTTAGAGACAGATTcgaattgaatcaattcaatGACAAGTTTGTAGAGGCTTTCTTAGACACCCTTCCAATGGGCAATCCAAGGGAGAGAAGAATCAGGGTTATCCTAAATCCAAAATCTGGTAAGAAAATGTCGGATTCCATCTTTAAAGATATCAATGAGCTCTTTAAAGATTCGAAAATATTCGTAAAGAAAACCGTTACAAAAGGACCTGACCATGCGAAAAAGATTGGCTATAAATTCAACCTCAAGAAATACGATACCATAGTTTTCATATCTGGTGATGGTTTATTCCACGAGTTTATCAATGGTCTTTTGAGTAGAACCGACTTTGAACAAGCTAGAAAGATACCATTGGCTTTGATCCCAGGTGGCACTGGTAATGGCATTGCTTGTTCCATCGGTTTACAAGATCCAATGTCTTGTGCATTAGCAGTTATACGTGGTTTCACTAAACCATTAGATGTTAGTGTAATTCAACAAGGTGATAAAAAATGGTGTTCAATCTTGTCTCTAACTTGGGGTATAGTATCCGATGTTGATATAGAATCTGAAAAGTATCGTGCCTTGGGTGATGTTCGTCTAATCTTGGGTGCAGCATTACGTATTCTAAACCTACGTATCTATCGTGGCAAAATTTGGTATTTACCAGctttagaattaaataaaacagaAATTGCTAAAATTCCAAAATGTTCTTATTCATGTGAAATTTGTGAAAGTGATAATccaatttcaacaattgaaaatgttatatctcaacaacaacaaaataatacaacaacaaatcaATTAAGACGttcatctttaaataatagtagtaatggattttcaccaaaattaaatactaGTGGTAGTATTTCAAATggaaatgatgatgaattaagATCAATGTTTTCAAAAGAAGAGAATATAaagattgaaaatgaaatacaTGATCACCAAAATGATGATGTTTTACCATTACTTAAATCATCAAGTGATCAACATTTCATTGTTCCACCAACTAAATTACCAAATCAACAATTCTTAAAAGAGACAAAAGAGGAGTTATTTGCAAAAGGTTGGAAAGTTTTAGAAGGTGAATTCATTGGTATCGTCGCAAGTACAGTATCCCATTTAGCTTCAGATTTCATCGCATCTCCAACTGCACATCTTTCTGAtggtttaattgatttagtagtaattaataataataagaaatttAGTAAAGCAGGTTTATTATCAGTTTTAACAGAATCCTCAACTGGTGCTCATGTAAAGAGTGATCTCATTGATCAATATAAGGTTCAAGCTATGATCTTAGAACCAAGTAATGATAGAGAAGGTATTATTGCTGTAGATGGTGAATTAATCTCTTATGGTCGTACTTCAATGGAATGTATGAGAGCttgtattaatttaatttgtagaacttattaa
- the timm9 gene encoding mitochondrial import inner membrane translocase subunit 9, with protein MDRRLSKKEEERIVNELNKLQMIEMVDTSVNLTNKCFQSCITNFRIRKLDDEEQLCVYKCVEKNMFFTSALNNHFMKLSNEGMF; from the coding sequence aTGGATAGAAGATTAAgcaaaaaagaagaagaaagaattgtaaatgaattaaataaattacaaatgaTTGAAATGGTTGATACATCAGTTAATCTTACCAACAAATGTTTCCAATCCTGTATCACCAATTTCAGAATTAGAAAattagatgatgaagaaCAACTCTGTGTTTACAAATGTGTTGAAAAGAATATGTTTTTCACTTCAGCTTTAAATAACCATTTCATGAAATTATCTAATGAAGgaatgttttaa